In a genomic window of Campylobacter concisus:
- a CDS encoding ABC-F family ATP-binding cassette domain-containing protein translates to MLEVRGLTQRFASSLLFEDVNLKLNRHNRYGLIGANGAGKSTFLKILSGAIEPTSGEIIIENGLKVGVLGQDQFAFENFTLKDAVLYGNKRLYDAVKEKEKLYMSEEFTDEINERLSELEMISAEEDPSYEYETRIEKILSSLGLNEFDKLMSEVENSDKVKVLLAQVLFPKPDILFLDEPTNNLDIDAIAWLENELNRHEGTLVVISHDRHFLNRVCTNILDVDFKKIREFSGNYDDWYMAANLIAKQHEMERDKKLKEKEELEKFIARFSANASKAKQATSRAKQLEKLDIAEIAVSSRRDPSILFRANREIGNELIELKNVSKKFDDKVIFENFNFKLEKGDKLAIIGHNGVGKSTLCKIIMGEIKPDAGEVHIGATIELGYFAQDTVNKIDGELKLYEYLQDAKNKDIDEIRKCLGRMLFSGAEQEKAVGALSGGEKHRVRLAQLMLHRPNLLVMDEPNNHLDLEAIIALGEAFYNFNGSVICVSHDRELIDAFANRILHLKGSGEVVDFKGTYEEYRANLGLES, encoded by the coding sequence ATGTTAGAAGTTAGGGGACTTACTCAAAGATTTGCAAGCAGTTTGCTATTTGAGGATGTAAATTTAAAGCTAAATCGCCACAACAGATACGGACTAATCGGTGCAAATGGCGCTGGTAAATCGACATTTTTAAAAATTTTAAGCGGAGCTATCGAGCCAACTAGCGGCGAGATCATCATAGAAAATGGACTAAAGGTTGGTGTGCTTGGGCAAGATCAGTTTGCGTTTGAAAATTTCACGCTAAAAGATGCGGTGCTTTATGGCAACAAACGCCTATATGATGCCGTTAAAGAGAAAGAAAAGCTCTATATGAGCGAGGAATTTACAGATGAGATAAATGAGCGCTTAAGCGAGCTTGAGATGATAAGTGCTGAAGAAGACCCAAGCTACGAGTACGAGACTAGGATAGAAAAAATTTTAAGCTCGCTTGGGTTAAATGAATTTGATAAGCTCATGAGCGAGGTCGAAAACTCAGATAAAGTTAAGGTTTTGCTAGCTCAAGTGCTATTTCCAAAGCCAGACATCTTGTTCTTAGACGAGCCAACAAACAACCTTGATATAGACGCGATCGCATGGCTAGAAAACGAGCTAAACCGCCACGAGGGCACGCTTGTGGTTATCAGCCACGACAGACACTTTTTAAATAGAGTTTGTACAAATATTTTGGATGTGGATTTTAAGAAAATTCGCGAGTTTTCAGGCAACTACGACGACTGGTATATGGCTGCAAATTTGATCGCAAAGCAGCATGAGATGGAGCGTGATAAGAAGCTAAAAGAGAAAGAGGAGCTGGAGAAATTTATCGCGAGATTTTCAGCAAATGCGAGCAAGGCAAAGCAAGCGACCTCTCGTGCAAAACAGCTTGAAAAGCTTGACATAGCAGAGATCGCTGTCTCAAGCAGGCGTGATCCTAGCATTCTATTTCGTGCAAACCGCGAGATAGGCAATGAGCTAATTGAGCTTAAAAACGTAAGTAAGAAATTTGATGATAAAGTGATATTTGAGAACTTTAACTTTAAACTCGAAAAGGGCGACAAGCTAGCTATCATCGGCCACAACGGCGTTGGCAAAAGCACACTTTGTAAGATCATAATGGGCGAGATAAAGCCTGACGCGGGCGAGGTGCATATAGGTGCGACCATTGAGCTTGGATATTTTGCGCAAGATACAGTAAATAAGATAGATGGCGAGCTAAAGCTTTATGAATACTTGCAAGATGCCAAAAACAAGGATATCGACGAGATTAGAAAGTGCCTTGGCAGGATGCTCTTTAGTGGTGCTGAGCAAGAAAAGGCAGTGGGCGCGCTAAGTGGTGGAGAAAAACACCGAGTAAGACTAGCTCAGCTCATGCTTCATAGACCAAATTTGCTTGTCATGGATGAGCCAAACAACCACCTCGATCTCGAGGCTATCATCGCGCTTGGCGAGGCATTTTATAACTTTAATGGCTCAGTCATCTGTGTAAGCCACGACAGGGAGCTGATAGATGCATTTGCAAATAGAATTTTGCACCTAAAAGGTAGTGGCGAAGTGGTTGATTTTAAAGGCACATACGAAGAGTATAGAGCAAATTTAGGGCTTGAGAGCTAA
- a CDS encoding DUF1287 domain-containing protein, producing the protein MKKFLLLALFASQIFAFSASKFVNDARSQIGVTLSYDPSYERLAYPMGDVDIKKGVCTDVVIRALRHQEMDLQRLIFEDMSRNFASYPKKWGLKKADKNIDHRRVLNIATYLKRKDFEVSDNKFLPGDIVTWMLPKNLPHIGVISDKFEGQIPLVIHNIGSGVQEENILYNYKITGHFRLK; encoded by the coding sequence ATGAAGAAATTTCTACTTTTAGCTCTTTTTGCCTCGCAAATTTTTGCCTTTTCGGCGAGTAAATTTGTAAATGATGCTAGGTCGCAGATCGGTGTGACACTAAGTTACGATCCAAGCTACGAAAGGCTCGCCTATCCAATGGGCGACGTGGATATCAAAAAGGGCGTTTGTACCGATGTTGTGATAAGGGCGCTGCGGCATCAAGAGATGGATCTGCAAAGACTCATTTTTGAAGATATGAGTAGAAATTTCGCAAGCTATCCTAAAAAATGGGGCCTTAAAAAAGCTGATAAAAACATCGATCACAGGCGCGTTTTAAACATCGCTACATATCTAAAAAGAAAAGATTTTGAGGTGAGCGATAATAAATTTCTGCCAGGGGATATCGTCACATGGATGCTACCAAAAAATTTACCTCACATCGGTGTGATCTCAGATAAATTTGAAGGCCAAATACCGCTTGTCATCCACAATATCGGCTCTGGCGTGCAAGAAGAAAATATACTTTATAACTACAAGATCACAGGTCATTTTAGGCTAAAGTAG